In one Corallococcus sp. EGB genomic region, the following are encoded:
- a CDS encoding serine/threonine-protein kinase: protein MHSCPQEGTLADFLSGLLSEEHRTAVLAHVGGCTDCRWALAAGNGTQVLAVSPTASAQASSQPLLPGDRLSRYVVRERIGAGAMGVVYAADDPELGRRVALKMLRPEGRQREELRQRLLREAQALARLAHPNVVTLYDVGTHGDCVFLAMELVEGTTLAEWMREPRPWKEVLRLFLEAGRGLAAAHAAGLVHRDFKPANTLLSKEGRVFVTDFGIAGPIHHDEGAPLQDPDKAPVASMKHLTRTGQLLGTPAYMAPELMAGQRADAHSDEFSFCVALYEALFGVRPFQGATLEQLAQAARQGNISPPKREVKVPARIRRAVLRGLSANPQERFPSMESLLAALAPRPIRWLARMTAAAAVAGVLGTLVAYGVTHREGAHCEQEVEKLTAAWSPARRERIRTAFLSTGESYAAPAWEQLASALDAYAAQWRTLRTEACMSADSDTAAVAWQTAACLDARLWQFAAVTEVLEKADVLTVQNARPLTTSLEGLASCRDAPGLSARPQPPEHLRAPVEAARHKLAQARAHLVSHRFTEGLAVTTALIEDLKDLDYKPLRAEVLLAHGVLLGGLNKPKEAEQFLYQALWAGEAARDDETVARAWVELIWAVGEEQSRSDEAEKLILHARAAVERLGRERFPDITTDLHSRLSALREAHGQLAEAEQEALQGLEFSRRRNGPDSLRTPNLLHQLGRIRFGQGRHEEALKLHREALALRERLLGPDNPALVTSYNRVATAALEVGQHAEAVKAWHRALALQEASSSPETYPLGSVLLNLAGVSRLEGRMEEARSQVERARSIFERGRGPNHITVVFALTEQAVLALDAGQGAEALAFATEAVERVQRSLGPDSPRAAQPLTVRGQVHLKAGRYPEARRDLLDALTRLERDSGLAAGKMVAVLRQLAELALATHSPKEALAYCERAVTLTEKAGSAESQDGASALTCAGKAHLALGAAARATPLLERARRIQTRWGPPGDAEAAGRTSFLLAQALLETRPAPDRTRAFELAEEARTRLESVGVRGRPELQRVLAWQQREAKR, encoded by the coding sequence ATGCATTCATGTCCTCAGGAAGGGACGCTGGCGGACTTCCTGTCCGGGCTGCTCTCCGAAGAGCACCGGACCGCTGTCCTGGCGCACGTGGGAGGCTGTACGGACTGCCGTTGGGCCCTGGCGGCAGGCAATGGCACCCAGGTCCTGGCCGTCTCTCCGACGGCCTCCGCGCAGGCGTCTTCCCAGCCACTGCTGCCGGGCGACAGACTCTCCCGCTACGTGGTGCGAGAGCGCATCGGCGCTGGCGCGATGGGCGTCGTGTACGCGGCGGACGACCCCGAACTGGGACGCCGGGTGGCCCTCAAGATGCTGCGCCCCGAGGGACGCCAACGCGAAGAATTGCGGCAGCGGCTGCTGCGCGAGGCGCAGGCGCTCGCCCGGCTCGCTCATCCCAATGTCGTCACCCTCTACGACGTGGGCACCCATGGGGACTGCGTCTTCCTCGCCATGGAGCTGGTGGAGGGCACCACGCTGGCGGAGTGGATGCGGGAGCCACGTCCCTGGAAGGAGGTGCTCCGGCTCTTCCTCGAAGCCGGCAGGGGACTCGCCGCCGCGCACGCCGCGGGCCTGGTGCACCGTGACTTCAAGCCCGCCAACACCCTGCTGAGCAAGGAGGGCCGCGTCTTCGTGACGGACTTCGGCATCGCCGGCCCCATCCATCACGACGAGGGCGCTCCGCTCCAGGACCCCGACAAGGCCCCGGTCGCATCCATGAAGCACCTCACCCGGACGGGCCAGCTTCTGGGCACGCCCGCCTACATGGCCCCGGAGCTCATGGCGGGCCAGCGCGCGGACGCGCACTCCGACGAGTTCAGCTTCTGCGTCGCGCTGTACGAGGCCCTCTTTGGCGTGCGCCCTTTCCAAGGGGCGACACTCGAGCAGCTGGCCCAGGCCGCACGGCAGGGAAACATCAGCCCCCCGAAGCGCGAGGTGAAGGTCCCAGCCCGCATCCGGCGCGCGGTCCTGCGGGGGCTCAGCGCCAACCCCCAGGAGCGCTTCCCGTCCATGGAGTCCCTCCTGGCGGCCCTCGCTCCACGGCCCATCCGGTGGCTTGCGCGGATGACGGCCGCGGCGGCCGTGGCCGGCGTCCTGGGCACCCTCGTGGCCTACGGGGTGACGCATCGCGAGGGGGCGCACTGCGAGCAGGAGGTGGAGAAGCTCACCGCGGCCTGGAGCCCCGCGCGACGCGAACGGATCCGCACGGCCTTCCTGTCCACGGGCGAGTCCTACGCCGCTCCAGCCTGGGAGCAGCTCGCGTCGGCGCTGGACGCCTACGCCGCCCAATGGCGGACGCTTCGCACCGAGGCCTGCATGTCCGCTGACAGTGACACGGCGGCCGTCGCCTGGCAGACGGCCGCGTGCCTCGACGCGCGGCTCTGGCAGTTCGCCGCCGTGACCGAGGTCCTGGAGAAGGCGGATGTGCTGACGGTGCAGAACGCGCGCCCGCTGACGACCTCCCTCGAGGGGCTCGCCAGCTGCCGGGACGCGCCCGGCCTCTCCGCCCGGCCGCAACCGCCCGAGCACCTCCGGGCCCCGGTGGAGGCGGCACGGCACAAGCTGGCGCAGGCCCGCGCCCACCTCGTGTCGCACCGGTTCACCGAGGGGCTCGCGGTGACGACAGCCCTCATCGAGGACCTGAAGGACCTGGACTACAAACCGCTGCGGGCGGAGGTGCTCCTGGCCCACGGCGTGCTCCTCGGGGGCCTCAACAAACCGAAGGAAGCGGAGCAGTTCCTCTACCAGGCGCTGTGGGCGGGCGAGGCCGCGCGTGACGACGAGACGGTGGCCCGGGCCTGGGTGGAGCTCATCTGGGCGGTGGGCGAAGAGCAGTCCCGCTCCGACGAAGCGGAGAAGCTCATCCTGCACGCCCGGGCCGCCGTCGAGCGGCTGGGACGGGAGCGCTTCCCGGACATCACGACGGACCTGCACTCGCGCCTGTCGGCGCTGCGAGAGGCGCACGGCCAGCTCGCCGAGGCGGAGCAGGAGGCGCTCCAGGGCCTGGAGTTCTCCCGCAGGAGGAATGGCCCTGACAGCCTGCGCACGCCCAACCTCCTCCACCAGCTGGGACGCATCCGCTTCGGCCAGGGCCGCCATGAGGAGGCGCTGAAGCTTCACCGCGAGGCCCTGGCGCTGCGCGAGCGTCTGCTGGGCCCCGACAACCCGGCCCTCGTGACGTCCTACAACCGGGTCGCCACGGCCGCGCTGGAGGTGGGCCAGCACGCGGAGGCCGTCAAGGCCTGGCACAGGGCCCTGGCCCTCCAGGAGGCGTCCTCCAGCCCGGAGACCTACCCGTTGGGGTCGGTGCTGCTGAACCTGGCCGGGGTCTCGCGCCTCGAAGGCCGGATGGAAGAGGCGCGCTCCCAGGTCGAGCGGGCACGCTCCATCTTCGAGCGGGGCCGGGGCCCCAATCACATCACCGTCGTCTTCGCGCTCACGGAGCAGGCGGTCCTCGCCCTCGATGCGGGGCAGGGCGCCGAGGCGCTGGCCTTCGCCACCGAGGCGGTGGAGCGCGTCCAGCGTTCGCTGGGCCCGGACTCGCCGCGCGCCGCCCAACCGCTGACCGTCCGGGGGCAGGTGCACCTGAAGGCGGGTCGCTACCCCGAGGCACGGCGCGACCTGCTGGACGCGCTGACGCGGCTGGAGCGGGACTCGGGCCTGGCGGCGGGGAAGATGGTGGCCGTGCTGCGGCAGCTGGCCGAGCTGGCTCTGGCGACCCATTCCCCGAAGGAGGCGCTCGCGTACTGCGAGCGGGCGGTGACCCTCACCGAGAAGGCCGGTAGCGCGGAGTCCCAGGACGGGGCCAGCGCGCTGACCTGCGCCGGCAAGGCGCATCTGGCACTGGGCGCGGCGGCGCGGGCCACACCGCTGCTCGAGCGCGCCCGTCGCATCCAGACCCGCTGGGGCCCGCCCGGTGACGCGGAGGCGGCCGGGAGGACCTCGTTCCTGCTGGCCCAGGCGCTGCTCGAAACGCGCCCCGCCCCGGACCGGACGCGAGCGTTTGAACTGGCCGAGGAGGCTCGGACGCGGCTGGAGTCCGTGGGAGTCCGGGGCCGGCCGGAGCTCCAGCGGGTGCTGGCCTGGCAACAGCGGGAGGCGAAGCGATGA
- a CDS encoding RNA polymerase subunit sigma-70 encodes MSEQWTTGSLAALLREHLPREQRAELDAVPGWEALLNPYVEATRSGWAKATAPLPAESFVRHLARHLPAGRTLEVMRILHGADLYLAYACARGEPSALRAFEQDIRRYIPARLGRVSPSMVDEVLQVLRERLLVGSGDTPPRISSYGGRGPLLNWVGIVAARIAGELVGRDARHELVAEPPEELVRLLAPSDPEYALLREDARRLLIESLRQAVAVLPEQERTLLRLHHFHGFTMDRLTLMYGGSRSGIARRIAEAREQLLERVRMELTPRLKQDRLTLESLLGLVSSRLDLSLQGLLD; translated from the coding sequence ATGAGCGAGCAATGGACGACAGGCTCCCTGGCGGCGCTGCTGCGGGAGCACCTGCCCCGGGAGCAGCGCGCGGAGCTGGACGCAGTGCCGGGATGGGAGGCACTGCTGAACCCATACGTCGAGGCGACCCGGAGCGGGTGGGCCAAAGCCACGGCGCCACTCCCGGCGGAGTCCTTCGTGCGGCACCTGGCCCGGCACCTGCCCGCGGGAAGGACCTTGGAGGTGATGCGCATCCTCCACGGCGCCGACCTGTACCTCGCATACGCCTGCGCTCGTGGGGAGCCCTCGGCCCTCCGGGCCTTCGAGCAGGACATCCGCCGGTACATCCCCGCCCGGCTCGGGAGGGTGTCGCCGAGCATGGTGGACGAGGTGCTCCAGGTGCTGCGCGAGCGGTTGCTGGTGGGCAGCGGCGACACGCCCCCGAGGATTTCGAGCTATGGCGGACGCGGGCCCCTGCTGAACTGGGTGGGCATCGTCGCCGCCCGAATCGCCGGGGAGCTGGTGGGCCGGGACGCGCGCCATGAGCTCGTCGCGGAGCCTCCCGAGGAGCTCGTGCGGCTCCTGGCCCCGAGCGACCCCGAGTACGCGCTGCTGCGCGAGGATGCGCGCAGGCTCCTCATCGAGTCGCTCCGCCAGGCGGTGGCGGTGCTCCCCGAGCAGGAGCGGACCCTGCTGCGCCTGCACCATTTCCATGGGTTCACCATGGACCGGCTGACGCTCATGTACGGCGGCTCGCGCTCCGGCATCGCGCGAAGGATCGCGGAGGCCCGCGAGCAGTTGCTCGAGCGCGTTCGCATGGAGCTCACGCCCCGGCTGAAGCAGGACCGGCTCACGCTGGAGAGCCTGTTGGGGCTGGTCAGCAGCCGGTTGGATCTCAGCCTCCAGGGCCTGCTGGACTGA
- a CDS encoding kelch repeat-containing protein produces MKTLLRSTAIGLLLLGVQITACLDVDAVVGEFCDKHPLRCENGGSDAGPDGNDILDDGGGPDGGDAGQDGGDAGQDGGDAGQDAGPDGGLPDDEREPPGWKSVTSMTVRRTGHTATLLEDGRVLVVGGTSTVGTSGGGLTNTTELYNVSSNSWSPGERLATARMDHTATWLGKGKVLVVGGIGPTGSALASAEIYDVGANKWTTVSPMPYGGRAGHAAVLLPSGKVLVAGGGISADDGLRTAELYDPVSDSWTRAGNLNVRRNMLTLTLLDGGNALAIGGFNINRTEATAEVYDSNAPDGGRWRVSQEMDCGRYGHAATLLPSGGVLVTGTYDKSWDLPEKVLPYVDLFEPDGTSWMLQEDMKEARFLHTATALPSGEVLVTGGYSAPYASPLASAEILRLDGGWEPIAAPMSSARAAHTATWLKSGSVLIIGGTDGGVVLNTAERYVP; encoded by the coding sequence ATGAAGACGCTGCTTCGCTCGACAGCCATTGGCTTGCTTCTGCTTGGCGTGCAGATCACCGCGTGTCTCGACGTCGACGCGGTGGTGGGCGAGTTCTGCGACAAGCACCCTCTCCGCTGCGAGAACGGCGGGTCGGATGCGGGGCCTGATGGCAATGACATCCTGGATGATGGCGGTGGACCGGACGGCGGGGACGCGGGGCAGGACGGCGGGGACGCGGGGCAGGACGGCGGGGACGCGGGGCAGGATGCAGGACCTGACGGGGGCCTTCCCGATGACGAGCGCGAACCGCCGGGATGGAAATCCGTGACCTCGATGACGGTGCGGCGCACGGGGCATACGGCCACCCTCCTGGAAGACGGCCGGGTGCTCGTTGTTGGCGGAACCAGCACGGTCGGCACCTCGGGGGGGGGCCTGACGAACACGACGGAGCTCTACAACGTTTCATCCAACAGCTGGAGCCCCGGGGAGCGCCTGGCGACGGCTCGCATGGACCACACCGCCACCTGGCTGGGGAAAGGCAAGGTCTTGGTGGTCGGCGGTATAGGCCCCACGGGTAGCGCGCTGGCCAGTGCTGAAATCTATGACGTCGGTGCGAATAAATGGACCACGGTGAGCCCCATGCCCTACGGAGGACGTGCCGGCCATGCCGCCGTCTTGCTGCCCTCGGGGAAGGTGCTGGTGGCGGGTGGCGGAATCTCGGCGGACGATGGGCTGAGGACCGCCGAACTCTATGATCCAGTCAGCGACTCCTGGACGAGGGCGGGGAACCTGAACGTCAGACGCAACATGCTGACGCTCACCCTGCTGGACGGTGGCAATGCCCTGGCCATCGGTGGCTTCAATATCAACCGAACGGAGGCGACCGCCGAGGTCTACGACTCGAACGCACCGGATGGAGGACGGTGGCGCGTTTCGCAGGAGATGGACTGCGGGCGCTACGGGCACGCGGCGACGCTGCTGCCCTCTGGAGGAGTCCTGGTCACCGGCACCTACGATAAATCATGGGATCTACCTGAAAAGGTCCTCCCGTACGTGGACCTCTTCGAACCAGACGGCACTTCGTGGATGCTCCAGGAGGACATGAAGGAAGCCCGCTTCCTCCACACGGCCACCGCGCTGCCTTCGGGCGAGGTGCTGGTGACAGGTGGGTATTCCGCCCCCTACGCGAGCCCGCTTGCCTCCGCGGAGATACTCCGGCTGGATGGCGGCTGGGAGCCCATTGCCGCCCCCATGTCCTCAGCGCGCGCCGCTCACACCGCGACGTGGCTGAAATCGGGGAGTGTGCTCATCATCGGAGGCACCGACGGCGGCGTGGTGCTGAACACCGCCGAGCGGTACGTCCCCTGA